Proteins encoded by one window of Salvia splendens isolate huo1 chromosome 5, SspV2, whole genome shotgun sequence:
- the LOC121803150 gene encoding E3 ubiquitin-protein ligase ORTHRUS 2-like has protein sequence MAQVSELPCDGEGVCMVCKQKPAEAEVLACKTCVTPWHVACLTSARPQTLADTAHWECPDCSDLSCAAPAVSGGGLVEKIRAIEADASLTDLEKARRRQELLGGAKEGEEAEGKGKETDGDGAGSVLGILGDQFNCSICMQLLDRPVSTPCGHNFCLKCFQKWTGQQRMKTCAICRKMIPVKMAKEPRINSAIVMAIRMAKASQSNISVGPAKISHFIHNQDRPDKAFTTERAKKTGKANACSGKIFVTIPSDFLGPITPEYDPTRGLGVMVGETWEDRMECRQWGAHFPHVAGIGGQSNHGAQSVALSGGYEDDEDHGEWFLYTGSGGRDLTGNKRTNKKQSFDQSFKSSNEALRVSCREGYPVRVVRSHKEKRSSYAPEGGVRYDGVYRIEKCWRKAGQQGFVVCRYLFVRCDNDPAPWTIDTHGDRPRPLPSIPELKQAKDITERKKSPAWDFDEQKGVWTWTRPQPPSQKTLVDGDKVKITKRKNRSGTGSVKEKLLKEFSCLICRKVMVQPLTTPCAHNFCKVCLEGAFAGQSHVKERKNGGRTLRAQKNVMKCPSCPQDISEFLQNPQVNRELMNVVETLQNQLEEENSKAKETEDAQSLSSSENADGEGSEVEMREDADSIDEDAISVSKRRKLSNDGAEAGEADGAKDDEAGKPGMLADGEESTEVNVQESADSMDETPDFVAENKENCDVNAESMKGDKAEKPSNDSIAVPASPQKKPDAGVPEPCEPAKRGRGRPKKASMQNNSGAN, from the exons ATGGCGCAAGTTAGCGAGCTCCCCTGCGACGGCGAGGGCGTGTGCATGGTCTGCAAGCAGAAGCCGGCGGAGGCGGAGGTCCTCGCGTGCAAGACGTGCGTCACGCCGTGGCACGTCGCGTGCCTCACCTCCGCGCGGCCGCAAACCCTAGCGGACACGGCGCACTGGGAGTGCCCCGACTGCTCCGATCTCTCCTGCGCCGCGCCGGCCGTCTCCGGGGGCGGGCTGGTGGAGAAGATCCGCGCGATCGAGGCCGATGCGTCGCTCACGGACCTGGAGAAGGCGAGGAGGCGGCAGGAGCTGCTCGGGGGGGCGAAGGAGGGCGAGGAGGCGgaggggaaggggaaggagaCGGACGGGGACGGCGCTGGCAGTGTTTTGGGGATTTTGGGGGACCAGTTCAACTGCTCCATTTGCATGCAGCTTCTAGATCGACCTGTTTCG ACACCATGCGGTCACAACTTCTGCTTGAAATGCTTTCAAAAATGGACTGGGCAACAACGCATGAAGACTTGTGCTATTTGTCGGAAGATGATTCCTGTCAAGATGGCAAAGGAGCCTCGAATCAACTCTGCCATTGTTATGGCAATCAGAATGGCTAAAGCTTCCCAGTCTAACATCTCTGTAGGCCCTGCAAAGATATCCCATTTTATCCACAACCAGGATCGCCCCGACAAAGCATTTACCACAGAGCGAGCGAAAAAAACCGGAAAGGCTAATGCATGCAGTGGGAAGATTTTTGTCACAATCCCTTCAGATTTTCTTGGTCCAATTACACCAGAGTATGACCCGACAAGGGGCTTAGGTGTTATGGTTGGAGAAACATGGGAAGATAGGATGGAATGCAGGCAGTGGGGCGCTCACTTCCCCCATGTTGCAGGTATTGGGGGCCAGTCTAATCATGGGGCCCAGTCGGTTGCACTCTCGGGTGGCTATGAAGATGATGAGGATCATGGAGAATGGTTTCTCTACACGGGGAG TGGTGGACGTGATCTTACTGGGAATAAACGGACGAATAAGAAGCAGTCGTTTGACCAGAGCTTTAAAAGCTCCAACGAAGCTTTAAGAGTCAGTTGCCGTGAGGGCTATCCCGTACGAGTTGTGAG GTCCCATAAAGAAAAGCGGTCTTCTTATGCACCAGAGGGGGGTGTACGCTATGATGGGGTTTACAGGATTGAGAAGTGCTGGCGCAAGGCTGGCCAACAA GGATTTGTGGTCTGCCGATATCTGTTTGTTCGTTGTGATAATGATCCAGCACCGTGGACCAT TGACACCCACGGAGATCGTCCAAGACCCTTACCTTCAATTCCTGAGTTGAAGCAAGCTAAGGATATTACTGAAAGGAAAAAGAGTCCTGCCTGGGATTTTGAT GAGCAAAAGGGTGTCTGGACTTGGACAAGACCTCAACCGCCCAGTCAAAAAACACTTGTTGACGGTGATAAAGTAAAGATCACCAAGAGAAAAAACCGAAGTGGGACTGGGTCTGTTAAGGAAAAGCTTTTGAAAG AATTTAGTTGCCTCATCTGTCGGAAAGTGATGGTTCAGCCACTCACCACTCCCTGTGCTCATAACTTCTGTAAGGTGTGCTTAGAGGGTGCCTTTGCTGGCCAATCTCACGtcaaagagagaaaaaatggaGGGAGGACACTTCGTGCACAAAAAAATGTCATGAAATGCCCATCTTGCCCACAAGATATTTCCGAGTTCCTCCAAAATCCTCAG GTCAACAGGGAGTTGATGAACGTTGTTGAAACGCTACAGAACCAGTTGGAGGAGGAGAACTCGAAGGCTAAGGAGACCGAGGATGCCCAAAGCTTGAGTTCAAGTGAGAATGCTGATGGAGAGGGCTCGGAAGTGGAAATGCGAGAAGATGCTGACAGCATCGATGAAGATGCTATTAGTGTTTCTAAGCGAAGGAAGCTTAGCAATGATGGTGCTGAAGCGGGAGAAGCAGATGGGGCGAAAGATGATGAGGCGGGAAAACCAGGTATGCTTGCTGATGGAGAAGAGAGCACAGAAGTGAATGTGCAAGAAAGTGCAGACAGCATGGACGAAACACCAGACTTTGTTGCTGAAAACAAAGAGAACTGCGATGTGAATGCTGAAAGCATGAAAGGGGACAAGGCTGAGAAGCCTTCAAATGACTCAATAGCTGTTCCTGCTTCTCCGCAAAAGAAACCTGATGCAGGAGTCCCAGAACCCTGTGAGCCAGCAAAGCGTGGGCGTGGTAGGCCTAAGAAAGCCTCCATGCAGAACAATTCCGGAGCGAATTAG